The genomic DNA ATCGGCATTTTTTACCGTGCTTAATCTATGTGCTATTACAAATATTATTTTATCTTTGCTAAGTGTTTCTATGGCATTTGTTATCTCTTTTTCGCTTTCATTATCTAAAGCGCTCGTAGCTTCATCAAATATTAAAATTTGCGGATTTTTATACAAAGCTCTTGCTATTGCTATTCTTTGTCTTTGACCGCCGCTTAAATTTGCTCCGAATTCATCTAAGATAGTGTAAATTCCGTTGTCTAATTTATCTACAAAGTTATAAGCATTTGCCGTTTTAAGAGCGCAAACTACTTTTTTCTCATCAATTTCACCGCTATAAGCTACATTTGCAGCGACGCTCTCATTGAATATATAAACTCTTTGAGTTACTAAACCTATGTTTTGTCTGAGACTTTTTAAGCTAAACTCGCAAATATCGTTTTCATTTATGAGAATGCTACCGCTGTTTGCATCGTAAAATCGCATTAATAAATTTATAAGTGAAGTTTTACCGCCTCCGCTGCTACCTACAATCGCTATCATTTGACCTTTATTTACTTTTAAACTTATTCCTTTTAGCACTTTTTTATCGTTATAACTAAAGTGTATATCTTGTAATGTTATAGAATTTACCGTTTTAGGAAACTCTAAATTTCCACCTATAATGCTAGCGCTTCTATCAAGAAGCTCAAATGTTCTTTCACTAGCCGCTACTGCATCTTGCATTTTATTATATAGACTTGATATACGTTTTATCGGTGTATAAAGCATAAAAAGCGCAGTTAAAAACGAGAAAAAACTTCCTACTGTTATAGTTCCGTCTATAACTTGTTTGCCGCCGATGATTATGACTACAGCAACTCCTATAGAGCCTAATGTTTCCATCATTGGACTCACCAACTCGTTTACTTTTACGCTTTTTAAATTTAACCTAAAAAACTTCTCGTTATGTTCATCAAATCTTTTTAACTCTTTATTTTCTGCATTATTTGCTTTTACTATTTCGATATTTGAAAAAATTTCACTTAGAACTGAACTTATGTCGCTTGTTTTTTCTTGAGATTTGCGTGATATTTTTTTCATTTTTTTTGCAAGTCTAGATAAGGGATAGATGGCTATAGGAAATATAACAAGAGCAAAAACAGCCAAAGTAGGGCTTTGGTAAATAACTACTACTAGCAGCCCGATGATCGTTATAAACTCTCTTGTAAGCTCAGGTATCATATATGATACTATGCTTCTTATGCGTTCTATGTCGCTTGTGTTTCTGCTTATTAGCTCGCCTGTTCTAAATTTATTAAAAAAGCTCATATCGAGAATTAGCAGATTATCAAGGAGTTTTTGTCTAAATCTTTTTACCATATCTTGGCCGATATATGCTGTAAAGTATGCTTGAAGATATGTTCCAAGGCTCTTTAAAAAATAAATAGCAATAATAGCATAAGGAAGCAGATATAACAGACTTTCGTTTTTTTCTACAAAAATTTTATCTAAAACAGGCTTTACTAAATATGCCGAAACCGCAGTGCCCACGCTTGCCATGATCATTCCTATTATGGCTAACGCAAATTGCGGTATATAGTCTTTAAAATACGGAATGAACCGTTTAAATACATCTTTTACTCCGTTCATACTTTCTCCCACATTGTGCCGTTTGGAGTATCCATTATAGATATATCCATATTTGTTAATTTATCTCTTATCTGATCGGCAAGTATAAAGTTTTTATCTTTTTTTGCCATATTTCTTTGATCTATGAGAACTGAAATTTCTTGTTTTAAACTATCATCTACACCCCATTGAAACCATTTGAACTCATCGATATATAGTATTCCAAGAAGCTCTTTTACAAATTCCAAATTAGAAACCAAAATCTGTTTAAAATCTCTGTTTTTAGGCTCGTTATCTAGTTTTGCGTTTGCGTTATTTACCATTTCATCAAGTATCGCAAGAGCCACCGAGATATTCAAATCATCGCTCATAGCATCTAAAATATCTTTTTTAAATTTAGCATCTGTCTTACTGGCTTTAACTCCTATCAATCTTTTTTTTAGACGGTAAATTTTATCAAGTCTTTTTTTGCTGGATTTTAGATCATCTATATCGTAGTTGAAATTTGCTCTGTAATGACTGCTCATCAGATAAAACCGCAAAGCTTCGCCAGGAACTAGCTCAAGCGCATCTTTTATAAAAAATGAATTTCCGAGGCTTTTGCTCATTTTTTCATTATTTACTTGCACAAAACCGTTATGCATCCAGTATTTAGCGAGATTTTTATTATAAGCGCATCTGCACTGAGCGGCCTCGTTTTCATGATGCGGAAAAAGTAGATCTGCACCTCCGGCGTGGATATCTATTTCAAACTCACAGCTTCCACAAAAATGGTCTTTTATCATCGCTACACATTCGCTGTGCCAGCCCGGTCTTCCACGTCCAAATGGACTATCATACCAATTTTCATCAAATTTCCATAATACAAAATCCTTTTCATCTTTTTTTTCATCTTTTGAGGCTACTCTTGCTATTAAATTTTCGTCTTTTCTACCGCTTAAGCTAAGGTATTTATCGTCTTTACTAGTATCAAAGTAGATGCCGTCATCTATTTTATACGCCCAGCCATTTTCAAATAAAGTTTTTATATAATTTATAATAGAAGTTAAACTTGTAGTAGCTTTTGGCTCTATATCCGCATCTGCGACGTTTAGAGCGTACATATCGGCTTTGTATCTGCTTATATAATGATTTGTTATATCCTCTAAACTTTTACCGGTTTGGCTCATTTTTTTTAGTATTTTATCATCTATATCCGTGAAATTTTTTATAAATTTAACTTTATATCCAAGAGATTTTAAGGTGCGGCGAAGTAGATCAAAGCTTATGCTGCTTTTTGCGTGACCTAAGTGAGCGTCATCATATACCGTAGGCCCGCAGACATATATATTTGCTTCATCTTCTCTAATCGGTTTAAATTCAACCTTTTGTTTTAAAATGCTATCGTAAATAATCATAAATAAATTCCTTAAAATATATGATAAAAAAAGTAAAAACTATACCGCTAAAAATAGTTATAAGAGTTTTTTTACTAAGGATTATATCTAAAAAGTTTTTAAATCCAAAAATGAAAATAACATAAACTAGCAAGAATAATCCAGAAGCAGACCCGGCAAGCGCTAATCCCATTGTGCCAAGCGGTTTAAATAAAATTAAGCTTAATATTACGTTTAAAATAAGCGAATAAATTGAAATTTTTGCGGCTATTTTTTGTTTCATGTTCGCATATAACCAGAGTGAAAATAGTTTATAAAGCCCAAAAGGTATAAGCCCTAACATATACATTTGTAGGACTTTTGCGGCTTCTATCGTATTGTTTGCATTGAACTCGCCTCTTTGAAAAAGTAGCCAGATAATTTCTCTAGCTAAAACTATTCCGCCAATAGTAGAAAATATAAGTAAGAAAAATAGTATATGAAAGCTTTTTGCTAATAAGTCATGAGCATTTTTAGTGCTATTTGCTTTGATCTGTTTTGAAATTTTTGGAAATATCGCAGTTGATAATGCAATTGCAAAAAGCGCAAGAGGAAGCTGAAAAATTCGGTTTGCATAGTAAAGATAACTGATGCTCCCAGCCATTAAGAAGCTAGCTATAAACGTGCTTATAAAATCGCTTAGTTGGTTTGCGCTGCTGCCTACTACTCCTTGAGAAAAATTTGCCCAAAATCCTTTGCTGGAAGCTCTTTTTCCTTTTATGAATTTAAATATTCCAAGATTTAATAATTTTATCAAATTCAGTTTTTTTAAAGCTATAATATGAGTTATCACTTGCAAAATACCTCCCGCCACAACTCCCCAACTGAGATAATATACTATGTCGCTTTGAGGTAAATTATTTGCTAGAAGCAGAGCAGTTATCATCGATAAATTTAGAAGTGCAGTACTAAAAGCTGTAGTGCTAAAGTGGTTTTTATACTGTAAAACAGATGCAAATAACGTAACTATAAATATACAAATCAGATACCAAAAGTTAATTCTTACAAGAGGAACAGCTAAATTTATACTATTTTCATCAAACCCGTAAGCTAAAATTTTTGTTACAAACGGTGCAAAAATCATAACTCCTAGCGTAAGAACAAGCATAGTTGAGCTAAATTTTAAAAGAATCTCTGCTAAAAATAGACCTTTATTAGATACTTTTACGAAATTAGGCAAAAATGCTTGAGTAAAAGCTCCTTCTCCAAAAAGTCGTCTAAATAGATTCGGAAGTTTAAAAGCGACAAAAAATATATCGCTCCAGACACTTGCTCCAAGTGCATTTGCAGTCATTAGATCTCTTATAAGCCCAAGAACACGAGAAACCAAAATTCCAAAGCTATTTGTAAAAAAGTATTTTAGCATAGACTCCGCCAGAAAAATATTGTTATTGTGAATAATAAATGAAAATTTTGCTTATTATATCTTTGGTTTGCTAAATTCGGTATTTAAATTTACTCTAATTTAAAGTCAAATTTATAAAAAATCATAAATTTTTACTTAAATTTAAAAATATTTCGAATATTTTGCTAAAATAAGTCTTGTTTTTAAGTATAATTAAAGCAAAATATACAAAAGAGTTTTTTGACTGACGACAATTCAATAATTCCACACTAGATGATTGCTTTTTGATATTCTCTTTATATTTTAGTTTTATAAGATCAAACTTATTTTTACAAATTTTTAAGGCTTTAGCCTTTAACACAAAAGGAATAAATTTTTATGTTATTTTCAGATTTCGATCTCAGCTCTGCTATATTAGAAGCATTAAAAGAGCTAAATTACGACGCTCCTACGCAGATCCAACAAGTCGCGATACCTGCTATAATGCAAGGAAAAGATATCTTAGCAGGAGCTAGGACAGGCACGGGAAAAACTGCTGCATTTGCGCTACCTATATTAGAAAAATTATCGTCAAAAGAACGCAACAAAAAGCGTCCTCAAACTCGTGTTTTAGTGCTTGTTCCTACAAGAGAACTTGCAAATCAAGTCACGCAAAACATCAAATCTTACGCGAAAAAGTTACCGTTTAAAACTTTGCCAGTATTTGGCGGAGTTAGCTCTTACCCACAAATTCAAGCTTTAAAAAGTGGTATAGATATCGTGGTGGCGACTCCTGGCAGACTTTTGGATCTTGCTTTGCAAAATGCTTTAAGCTTAGAGCATATCGATACGCTAGTATTTGACGAGGCTGATCGTATGTTTGATATGGGATTTATCCACGATATCAAACAAATAGTAAAAATGCTTCCTGAAAAAAGACAAAATTTACTATTTTCCGCGACGTATCCAAGTGAGGTTATGTCGCTTTGTAATTCTATGCTAAAAGATCCTTTGCGTATCCAAATAGAAGAGCAAAACAGCACTGCTTTAAATATCATACAACGCGTGATTTTAGTAGATCGAGATAAAAAAATGGAGCTTTTAAACGAGGTTTTTGGAGTGGAGAGCATAGATCAAGCTTTGGTTTTTACTCGTACCAAAAGAAGTGCGGATAAATGTTCGTCTTATCTACATACTTTAGGCTTTAGCGTAGCTGCTTTGCATGGAGATAAAAGTCAAAGCGTGCGTTCAAAAACACTTGAGAAATTTAAAAACGGTAAAACAAAAATTCTTGTAGCAACGGATATAGCAGCGCGCGGATTAGACATAAAAGAACTTCCGTTTGTTATAAATTTAGAGCTTCCAAATGTGCCTGAGGATTATGTTCATAGGATAGGTAGAACAGGACGCGCCGGAAATGATGGCGTTGCGATATCTTTGGTTTGCGTTGATGAGTTTAAGTTTTTAATCGATATTGAAAAATTGATCGATAAAAAACTAATAAGAGAAAGCTTTAGCGGATTTGAAGCCGATCTAAGAGTAAAACCTCAGCCTATCAGACGTGGACAAAATATGAACAAAAGCTCAGAACGAGATGACAGAAACGGAAATAAAATAGATAAAAAAGAGAGAAAGCCAAGAGAGTTTAATAGCGATAAAAAAGACGAGTCAAAACGCGGTAGAAATAGAGATGATTTTAAGGGTGAATTTAGGGACAGACCAAAAAAAGACGGCGATTTTAAACGTAAATTTAAAAAAGACGAGTCAAAACGCGAATACAGAAGAGATGGTGTCAAGAGTGAATTTTCAAAAGACAAAAAGGAATTTTCTAAAAATAGTCGCGCAAAAGATTCAAATAGTAGTTTTGATGGCGAAGCAAAAAGAGAATTCAAATTTAAAAAAGACGATAAAAAATTTGGCGAGAAAAAGAAATCTTTCGGCGATAAAAAATCTTTTGATGACAAAGACAAAAAATTTAGCGGCGAAAAGAAATTTAGCTCTGATAAAAAGCCTAGAAGTAGTGACAAAAGTTCTGATGAAAAATATTCTGGTAATAAATTTAGCCCGAAAAAGAAATTTGGAAGTGACAAACCAGACAGAGGCGATAAATTTACTAAAGACGCTCCAAAGCCAAGAGCTTCAAGCAGACCACGCAAACCACAATCTGATAAAAAATCCACTACAAAATAGATATTTTATAGCGATTTAACCAAATTTAGCATTATGAAAATAGTGCTAAATTTATCTATATTGAAAAATAAAAATTAATATTAAGGGTATATAAATATTGTATAATTTTTATTTGTAATTAATTTACTAAGATCACTTCTATTTTGTTTATTCTTATATTTTGAAAATAAATATTTCAAAAAATATTAAAACTTTAGGAGAGAAAAATGAGAATTTTAACACCTGTAATTGGTTCTTTATTGTTTGCTGGATTTTTAGTTGGATGTGGTGAAGAGCCAAAGGCTAAAACAGTAGAATACTATAAACAAAATATACCTGAAGCAGAAGCTAGATCTAAGGAATGTAAAGCAGCTAAATAATTAACTCAAATTCAAATAGAAGATTGTAAAAATGCAGGAGCTGCTTTATACGCTGAATCATTTAAAAAAGGTACAGGTGGTGGATACGGCAGAAAATTTGATCCAAAAACACATACAATAACACCTATAGAGTAAAAAAATGAATAATGACTTTTTTCAACAACTTGGTAATTTAAAACCTTAAAATAAAATAGGTATTTATAAAGTGATCGATCAAGAATTATTAGAAAAATTGAGCTAGAAGAAAAAAATAAAGAATATTATTTTCAACTCAATCAAAAAGAAGCGCAAAAGTGCCAACAAAAGACTGAACAACTTAATGCTGAAATTCAACAAAATCTTTTTAAAATATTATTTAGTTTGATCAGTTTAGCTTTTTATATTTCAGTTATAGTTTTTAGTGGTATCTGTTTTATTTTTTACTTTTTATTCAAATTCGTTCCATTTTATATATTATTTGATTTATTTGTAATTGTTATAGTCGGAATTGGAATTTATTTTTTATACTAAAATTATAATAAATAAATTTATCATATTAAAATTTTAAAAACTCCAAAAAATGTTTTATATGCAATTTTATACACTTTTTTATACAATAAACCATTTTTTATGATTATTTAGCTAAAATATATCCCAAAATTTAACAAGGATATCTTATAAAACGTTTAGCTGTGGCAGTTTCTGGCAGAAGCGGAAGCGGTAAAACTACGCTCATCGCAAAGATAGCAAGCAAGCTCATAGAACAGGGCTACAAAGTAGCTATCACAAAGCATGATCCAGGCGATAAGTCTAAATTTGACAAAGAGGGCAAAGATAGTTATCTTTTTAGTTCGCTTGGCGCAGACGTTGCAGTAGTAAGTCCAAAACGCACTACCGTGCTTTTGCAAAGCGGACTTTTTGGGGGAGATGAGCGCGTAGGCTCAGAGGCTCACGACAACAAAACAGAGGAATTCTCGCCTAGCAAAACAGAGTGTGAGAATGACCTAAAGAAGCTTATAAGCTATTTTGGCGAGTTTGATTATCTTATAGTCGAGGGGCTTAAGTTTATCCCATTGCCTCGCATAAGCGTATTTAGGGATGAGGTTGATGATAGATATAAGTCATTTAGTGATGCTTACGCTACAAATTTAGACGGTTTTGGTAATGGGAATAAGCCTAAATTTGGACTTGACGATATAGAAAATATCATAAAATGGATAGATAATAATGCAAAAAGGGTATAAAATGCAAGAAATTATAAAAACTATAGAAAAAATCGCAGTTAAAATAAGCGAAGAGTTAAAATACGCCGACCTTGGCTACACGGATCATGCAAACTCCACAGGCGACACTCAGTTAAAACTTGATGTCAAAAGCGACAACATCATCACACAAGAGTTTATAGGAGTTTCAAGCGTAAGATCACTTGTAAGCGAGGAAAAAGAAGACGCGCTCGATATCCATAAAGACGGCGAGTTTATCATCGCTTATGATCCGCTTGACGGAAGTAGTTTGGTCGATGTAAATTTCGCCGTCGGAAGTATTTTCGGTGTATATAAAAACGAGTTAAAACCCTCAAATTTAGTAGCGGCGATCTACTGCATTTATGGACCTAGACTTGAAATGGTAGTGTGCGAAGATACTCCAAAACTTTACCGTTTAGATAGAGATGGAAGCTTTAAATTTAAAAAAGATCTAAGTCTAAAAGAAAAAGGTAAACTAAACGCGACTGGCGGTACTCAAAAAGGCTGGAGCGGGGCTCATAGAGACTTTATAAAAACTCTATTTGATGAGGGTTATCGCCTTAGATATAGTGGTGCCATGGTTAGTGATTTACATCAAATTCTACTTAAAGGCGGCGGACTTTTTAGTTATCCGGCTACAACTGACGCGCCAAACGGAAAGCTTAGAGTTACTTTTGAAGTTTTGCCTTTTGCTTTCATATATGAAAGAGCCGGCGGCGCTACTACAAATGGAGAAAACAAGTCTCTTTTTGAGATAAACTTAGAAAAAATTCACCAAACAACGCCTTGCTTTTTCGGCTCAAAATATGAAATAAACAGACTTTTAGAGTTTTACAATGACTGAGTTAAAAGAGTTTAAAGATATAGATGAAAGTATCTATGAAAATAAAAAATTAGACGTCGAAGATTGCCGAAATAAAAGCGTTAGAGATGTCGATAAAAGTTGCTCAAATTGCTCTAACGTATTTCGCTGCGATAAGATAAAAGAGTTTGTAGCGCTTCAGTTCGAGATAACAACATCAAAACTCAAACAGTGCCAGCAGAGTAATTCTTTAAACAGTTGTATGAGCTGCGAGCTATTTTTTAAATGTGAAAATAGAAAAAATTATGTCAACGCCACCTATGAAAAGATGAACGAGGGCAGAGGTGGCGAGTTTGACTTTTAAATTTAAAAAAGGAAATAGATGAAAAAATTTATAACAACACCGATTTATTATGTAAATGACGTGCCTCATATAGGTCACGCGTACACAACTATTATAGCCGATACCATGGCTAGGTATTACCGTCTAGTAGGATATGATACGTTTTTTTTAACAGGAACCGATGAGCATGGTCAAAAGATAGAAGAGGCTGCTAAAGCACACTGTAAAACACCTAAAGAGTACGCCGATGAAGTAAGCGCTAAGTTTAGATCTCTTTGGGATGAGTTTGAGATTAGTTATGATCATTTTATAAGAACTACCGATGACTACCATAAATTTACCGCGCAAAATGTATTTTTAAAAATGTATGAAAAAGGTGATATATATAAAGGCGAATATGAAGGAAATTACTGCGTTAGTTGTGAGACGTTTTTTCCGCAAAATCAGCTGATAGATGATGAGTTTTGTCCGGATTGTGGTAAAAAAACAAGAATCGTCAAAGAAGAGAGTTATTTTTTCAAACTCTCGGACTATCAAGATAAGTTATTAAAATGGTATGAGAAGGGCAATTGTATACTTCCAAAAGGCAAGAAAAATGAGGTTATAAGCTTTGTAAAAGGCGGTTTAAAAGATCTATCTATCACTAGAACCAGTTTTGAATGGGGAGTGAAGCTTCCTAGTAGTTTAAATGAGCCGCGTCATGTTATGTACGTGTGGCTAGACGCGCTTATAAACTATCTTTCGGCGCTTGGCTATACTACCGATAACAAAAAAATGGATTATTGGAACGATACGATGCATTTAGTTGGAAAAGATATCTTAAGATTTCATGCCGTTTATTGGCCTGCGTTTTTGATGAGTTTAGAACTTCCTCTTCCTACTAGCGTGGCAGCTCACGGTTGGTGGACAAGAGATGGTAAGAAAATGAGTAAAAGTATAGGAAATGTAGTAGATCCAAGAGCCGTGGCAAATGCTTACGGACTTGAGGCTTTTAGGTATTTTTTGCTTCGCGAAGTACCGTTTGGTCAAGACGGTGATTTTTCGCAAAAAGCTCTTATTGATCGTATAAATAGCGAACTTAGTAATGATTTAGGAAATTTACTGAGCCGTATAGTAGGAATGAGCTCTAAATACTCAAATTATGAGATAAATAGCCAAAACGTAACTAAGCTTTATTTAAATGAGTTAGAATCTGCTAAAACTCATCTTGATCAAGCTATAGAAGCTATAAACGAAGTAGCTACAAATCGTTATTTGGAGGAGCTTTGGAAAGTTTTAAGTCTAGCAAACGCAAGTGTAGCAAAGTATGAACCTTGGAATTTGATAAAAGAGGGTAAAACAGACGAAGCAAACGCTTTAGTCGCTTTAGTAGCAAATTTACTTGCAAAAGTAGCTGTTTTATTAAGTCCGGCTATGCCAAAAAGTAGTGATAAAATAGCTAAAACTTTGGGCTTTGAGATAAATACTAAGACTTATAACGATATTATTTTGAAAAATGAGCTTTTAAATTTAAAATCAAGCAGCACGGAACCTCTTTTTACTAAAGTAGAATCCGAGCTTATGGCTGTTCCTGATATGAGCAGTGCAATCAAAGAAGAGAATGTTTCAAAAGACAGTGAGATAAAAATAGACGACTTTAAAAAATGTGTGATAAAAGTAGGAACTATCTTAGAGTGTAATAATATCGATGGTAGCGATAAACTTTTAAAATTTAAAATCGATCTTGGCGAAGCTAATCCGCGTCAGATCATAAGCGGTATCGCTAAATTTTACGATCCAAAAGATCTGATAGGAAAACAAGTTTGCGTTTTGGCAAATTTAAAACCAGCTAAGATATTTAAACATTTAAGCGAAGGCATGATACTTAGCGCAGAAGATGGTAAATTAGTACTTCTTAGCACTTTGGCGCCTGTAAAAAACGGAAGTTTAGTCGGATAATGCGTATAGAAAATCTAACTCGTCTTGTTGATGGAGAGCTGCAAAATAACCCAAAAATAAGTATGGTGAGTGGATTTTGCTTAGAAGTCGATGATGTAAAAAATGGTTTTGCTTTTATAGCTTTGAATGCCACTAGAGATGATGCTATTTTGGCTATACAAAACGGAGCTTACGCTCTTATAACCGATTTAAACTTAGAAATATATGATGATGAGATAGCTATAATAAAGGTTGATAATTTAGCTTCTAGCGTGCTTCGTTTAGCTCGTTTTATAGCTACACAAAAAGAGCTTAAATTTTTTCATTTAAATGTTGCTCAAAACGCTATATTTAGCTGCTTGAGCTTGCCTAAAAAAATAAGCTTGATAAGTTCTAACCTAAATGAGATTTTAACAAAAATAATAAATGCCGCACATAATGACATATTTTTAAGCAAAGACGAGATTTTACTAAATAGAATTTTTGAAAAAACAGCTATAAAAGATAGTCAAAATTTCTCTTTGATACATTCTCACTCTATTTTTTATACTAGCATAATGTTTCTTGATACATACTATGAAAATTTGAATTTTCCGTCTATTTTTGCTAGTGATTTGGCTAAAGTTATGCAGTTTTTTTATGATTATAATCTAAATTTCAATATAAAAGATTTTTGTGAGTTTAACCATTTTAGAGCCATTTTTGTAGATAGATTTTTAAATATCAAGCCATTTGGAGCTAGTTATAGAGCGTTTATATGCGAAAATAATGAAGAGCTTTTTATAACAGAAGCTAAGTTTTTAAAGTCTAAATTTGAAAATACGTTTATATGTACCCCTATCAATCATCGTCTTAGAGATATGGCAGATTTTTGTTTTGAGAGTTTAAATGATTTAAAAATGATGAGCGATTTTAAATACGCACTTGTATTTTCTGATTTTCATGAGCTTGAAAGTAGTCTAAATGAGACCAAAACCGAGCGTACTCTTTTTGATTTTTGATGAAGGATAAATGATATGTTGATAAAAGAAATTCCATTTTTTAGCGGTTTGAATGATGAGGATTTAAAAAGACTTGAAAATATATCTGTGATAAAAAGTTATAAAAAAGATGAATTTTTGTTTATGGAAGGAGATGAACCACAATGGTTTAATGTGCTTGTAAAAGGTACTATTAAAATTTATAAAAGCACTCCAAAAGGAAAAGAGATATTTTTACATACGCTTCGTCCTATATCCTTAGTTGCCGAGCTTGTAAATTTTGAAAATATCTCATATCCGGCAAGCGGAGTATTTTTAAACAACGCCGAGGTTCTACGTATAAATTATAATAAATTTAAAACAGATTTCTTATCGAATCCGTCTATTTGCTTTGAACTTTTAAAATCTCTTTCGCAAAAACTTAGGATTATGAATGGTGTATTGCAAAATGAACTAACTTTGAAAAGCGATGCTAAGGTAGCGAAATTTATAGTAGAAAATCCTGATCTATTTTCCACTATCAAACATACTCAGATAGCGTCTATACTAAATATAGCTCCAGAAACTTTATCTAGAACTATAAGCCAGTTTAAGCAACAAGGCATTATAAAATTAGATGATAATCTAAATTTAACCTTTAAAGATAATGAAAAGCTTATAAG from Campylobacter fetus subsp. fetus includes the following:
- a CDS encoding Crp/Fnr family transcriptional regulator yields the protein MLIKEIPFFSGLNDEDLKRLENISVIKSYKKDEFLFMEGDEPQWFNVLVKGTIKIYKSTPKGKEIFLHTLRPISLVAELVNFENISYPASGVFLNNAEVLRINYNKFKTDFLSNPSICFELLKSLSQKLRIMNGVLQNELTLKSDAKVAKFIVENPDLFSTIKHTQIASILNIAPETLSRTISQFKQQGIIKLDDNLNLTFKDNEKLISLFNI
- the metG gene encoding methionine--tRNA ligase, which encodes MKKFITTPIYYVNDVPHIGHAYTTIIADTMARYYRLVGYDTFFLTGTDEHGQKIEEAAKAHCKTPKEYADEVSAKFRSLWDEFEISYDHFIRTTDDYHKFTAQNVFLKMYEKGDIYKGEYEGNYCVSCETFFPQNQLIDDEFCPDCGKKTRIVKEESYFFKLSDYQDKLLKWYEKGNCILPKGKKNEVISFVKGGLKDLSITRTSFEWGVKLPSSLNEPRHVMYVWLDALINYLSALGYTTDNKKMDYWNDTMHLVGKDILRFHAVYWPAFLMSLELPLPTSVAAHGWWTRDGKKMSKSIGNVVDPRAVANAYGLEAFRYFLLREVPFGQDGDFSQKALIDRINSELSNDLGNLLSRIVGMSSKYSNYEINSQNVTKLYLNELESAKTHLDQAIEAINEVATNRYLEELWKVLSLANASVAKYEPWNLIKEGKTDEANALVALVANLLAKVAVLLSPAMPKSSDKIAKTLGFEINTKTYNDIILKNELLNLKSSSTEPLFTKVESELMAVPDMSSAIKEENVSKDSEIKIDDFKKCVIKVGTILECNNIDGSDKLLKFKIDLGEANPRQIISGIAKFYDPKDLIGKQVCVLANLKPAKIFKHLSEGMILSAEDGKLVLLSTLAPVKNGSLVG